In Macrobrachium nipponense isolate FS-2020 chromosome 15, ASM1510439v2, whole genome shotgun sequence, a single genomic region encodes these proteins:
- the LOC135226749 gene encoding uncharacterized protein LOC135226749, whose amino-acid sequence MQGKLMRFLFTFCLALTTSGFLCLLYISSSERHRRPAAPDKGIPGKCWSMFNIGVQKYPKRNFGNGLAPGTSYYEEVSESLPTLLRTLPNGTLDLLPKSRLQITGGRLDYLDCGIRMYDAKDVMKCSALRRNGRDGPLWIAFVGDSKMRDTFKGFLNMTPNFNWHIYNTSSKEVTSTTWETFASTHHPKFQQSVSVKGALDSRVDLVWATHGLNIYKIAKVPQEELEYWAYEASQVPDVVVIGFGAWSITGGFASDHESLNPFTDCVDEWMKASKVLEILSRRTPVIAWAQSRSREFTAKRYAVNGWSGSNTDDESLNNETANDRFYRVSYYTRHLSTGAEWADEAMHVALLNSNIIIWDSMLPSGLLNIKECQSLYDAGMMEHPTYFAHACHDDIHPDQFTIRDEHTMILNLLCNHHMDNNGSRYCCP is encoded by the exons aTGCAGGGTAAATTGATGAGATTTCTGTTTACATTTTGTCTTGCACTGACGACAAGTGGCTTCCTTTGCCTCCTCTATATATCCTCGTCTGAGAGGCATCGACGTCCTGCAGCTCCTGATAAG GGTATTCCTGGCAAGTGTTGGTCTATGTTCAACATCGGGGTTCAGAAATATCCTAAACG aaATTTTGGAAACGGGCTGGCTCCTGGAACAAGCTATTACGAGGAAGTCAGTGAGAGTTTACCCACTCTTCTCCGGACACTTCCAAATGGAACCCTGGATTTATTACCCAAGTCGAGACTTCAG ATTACCGGAGGGAGGCTGGACTATCTGGACTGCGGCATAAGAATGTACGACGCCAAGGATGTCATGAAATGCTCTGCTTTGCGGCGAAATGGCCGAGACGGACCTCTGTGGATTGCTTTTGTTGGAGACTCAAAAATGCGAGACACATTCAAAGGATTTCTCAATATGACGCCAAATTTCAATTGGCATATCTATAATACTTCCTCAAAA GAGGTCACTTCAACCACTTGGGAAACATTTGCTTCAACGCATCACCCGAAGTTTCAGCAGTCTGTTAGTGTTAAGGGAGCACTGGATTCAAGAGTTGACTTAGTCTGGGCAACTCATGggcttaatatttataaaatcgcAAAGGTGCCTCAAGAGGAACTAGAGTACTGGGCGTACGAAGCATCACAGGTGCCGGACGTTGTCGTCATAG GATTTGGGGCATGGTCCATTACTGGGGGATTTGCATCGGATCATGAAAGTCTCAACCCATTCACTGATTGCGTAGATGAATGGATGAAAGCAAGCAAGGTCTTGGAAATTCTTTCCCGACGTACACCAGTCATTGCTTGGGCTCAGTCACGATCAAG AGAATTTACTGCTAAGCGTTATGCGGTCAATGGGTGGTCTGGTTCAAACACAGATGACGAATCTCTCAACAATGAAACAGCAAATGATCGTTTCTACAGAGTTTCATATTACACTCGCCATTTATCCACTGGAGCTGAGTGGGCTGATGAAGCAATG CACGTGGCACTCCTCAACTCCAATATCATTATTTGGGACTCGATGTTACCCTCGGGCCTCCTGAACATCAAGGAGTGCCAATCCCTATACGACGCCGGGATGATGGAACATCCAACATATTTCGCACATGCATGTCATGACGACATTCACCCAGACCAATTCACAATTAGGGATGAACATACGATGATCCTGAATTTACTATGCAATCATCACATGGACAATAATGGTTCTCGATATTGTTGTCCATAG